One genomic segment of Natrononativus amylolyticus includes these proteins:
- a CDS encoding ester cyclase, translated as MTTPDENKEIVQRVQYDTYTGEEDLDVIDELVSDEFVMHDPVSGDIHGPDGFKEYVETFQKAFGELTLSVEHMVVEDDIVASHGTARGTHEGQFPGLDVEPTGEEFEASGMEIDRIEDGKLVESWFMPDALGLLQQLGALPEEGVSPEH; from the coding sequence ATGACCACACCAGACGAGAACAAGGAGATTGTCCAGCGCGTTCAATACGATACATACACTGGGGAGGAGGATCTGGACGTCATTGACGAGTTGGTGAGCGACGAGTTCGTAATGCACGACCCGGTCAGCGGCGACATTCACGGTCCCGACGGCTTCAAAGAGTACGTCGAAACGTTCCAGAAAGCCTTTGGGGAGTTGACCCTCTCGGTCGAACATATGGTCGTCGAGGACGATATCGTGGCGAGTCACGGTACGGCACGCGGAACCCACGAGGGACAGTTCCCGGGACTCGACGTAGAACCGACCGGTGAGGAGTTCGAGGCCAGTGGGATGGAAATTGATCGCATAGAGGACGGAAAACTGGTCGAAAGCTGGTTCATGCCTGATGCACTCGGGTTACTGCAGCAACTGGGGGCTCTTCCAGAAGAGGGAGTTTCCCCTGAGCACTAA
- a CDS encoding DUF6653 family protein — MASAVPDEGDEWFWRRHSNPKSVWTRILLAPAIAYAIYRRSWRLLVLSILWGVVNPIVFSPPKDEEAWMTRGVLAQQWWVREEGHGILGVSKPNIFSTAAVLTSIYTLYAAWRQRPLKTALGTILTVVLKFWWLRHLVDRYDRRVK; from the coding sequence ATGGCTTCCGCTGTTCCTGATGAGGGTGATGAGTGGTTTTGGAGGCGCCATTCGAACCCAAAAAGCGTCTGGACGCGAATTCTGCTCGCTCCTGCTATTGCGTATGCTATTTACCGGCGTTCTTGGCGTCTCTTGGTACTCTCGATACTGTGGGGAGTAGTCAACCCAATCGTATTCTCCCCACCCAAGGATGAAGAAGCATGGATGACGCGGGGTGTTCTCGCTCAACAGTGGTGGGTTCGAGAAGAAGGCCACGGTATCCTCGGGGTATCCAAGCCAAACATTTTTAGCACGGCAGCTGTGCTGACAAGCATCTATACGCTGTATGCTGCGTGGCGTCAGCGCCCGCTGAAGACTGCTCTTGGAACCATTCTGACCGTCGTGCTGAAATTCTGGTGGTTACGGCATCTGGTTGATCGTTACGACAGACGTGTTAAGTAG
- a CDS encoding homoserine kinase, whose protein sequence is MLTVRAPATSANLGSGFDVFGIALESPADVVRVERADETTISVSGAGSQYIPEDPEKNTVGAVAEALDAPAHIRIDKGVRPSSGLGSSAASAAAAAVALNELYDRGLSREELVPIAAEGEALVSGAAHADNVAPSLLGGFTIVTGDGITQVDADVSLVACLPEITISTRDARGVVPESAAMADIVETVGHAATLAVGMARGDPDLVGRGMGDGIVTPERAALIDGYDRVRAAALEAGATGVTVSGAGPTLLAVCRPSSRRAVASAMVGAFEATGIDSRAYQTRVGSGATIYRD, encoded by the coding sequence ATGCTTACCGTGCGGGCGCCGGCGACCAGTGCGAACCTCGGGAGCGGATTCGACGTCTTCGGGATCGCACTCGAGTCGCCCGCGGACGTCGTCCGCGTCGAACGCGCCGACGAGACGACGATTTCGGTCTCCGGAGCCGGAAGCCAGTACATCCCGGAAGACCCCGAGAAGAACACCGTCGGCGCGGTCGCCGAGGCGCTCGACGCCCCCGCCCACATCCGGATCGACAAGGGCGTCCGTCCCTCCTCCGGACTCGGCTCCTCGGCCGCGAGCGCCGCCGCGGCGGCCGTCGCGCTCAACGAACTCTACGACCGCGGGCTCAGCCGGGAGGAACTCGTGCCGATCGCCGCCGAGGGGGAGGCGCTCGTCTCCGGGGCCGCACACGCCGACAACGTCGCCCCCTCGCTGCTCGGCGGTTTCACCATCGTCACCGGCGACGGAATCACGCAGGTCGACGCCGACGTCTCGCTCGTCGCTTGCCTCCCCGAGATCACGATCTCGACGCGCGACGCCCGCGGGGTCGTCCCCGAGTCGGCCGCGATGGCGGATATCGTCGAGACGGTCGGCCACGCCGCGACCCTCGCCGTCGGGATGGCTCGCGGCGACCCCGACCTCGTCGGTCGCGGCATGGGCGACGGCATCGTCACCCCCGAACGCGCCGCGCTCATCGACGGCTACGACCGGGTGCGGGCCGCGGCCCTCGAGGCCGGCGCTACCGGCGTCACCGTCAGCGGCGCGGGGCCGACGCTGCTCGCAGTCTGTCGGCCCTCGAGTCGCCGCGCGGTCGCGAGCGCGATGGTCGGCGCCTTCGAGGCGACCGGGATCGACAGCCGCGCCTACCAGACTCGAGTCGGGAGCGGCGCGACGATCTACCGCGACTGA
- a CDS encoding polysaccharide deacetylase family protein — protein MKRRAYLSAALAMGLAGCTETGALERTDDDPPASDDRPTRDDERATDEGSGDDPDEGDETDPDESPNPSASLEVLDDFEDLSLWTTLEGTLSADTDRYASGTQSARLEATVADSSVVIAREFDAPRDFSTAVPGLALQSGRMVSPTIQLFDDAGDRIDYRRAVKGGLPTMRFNFGVSNVVGSPDLSAITHLRIVAWAGEHTRRFWCDELHLTPRPERGKVMIQFDDGYETDYTEAFPILERYGYPAVTFVNPGRVGASSVGGRPVLDLAQIEELADAGWTISSHTENHPALSELDAAEQEAEIRDAKEWLVDHGFEDGAQYFAYPFGEYDATTIELVEKYHALGFAGGPPAQGYAVNPQLCSRIGDPDFERAREAFDWAASMNGISSVFYHALDDEDDLADFESTIEYLHELESAGDVDVILPRDVEETYSV, from the coding sequence ATGAAACGCCGCGCGTACCTCTCCGCAGCCCTGGCGATGGGACTGGCCGGCTGTACCGAAACGGGCGCCCTCGAGCGGACGGACGACGACCCGCCGGCGTCCGACGACCGACCGACACGCGACGACGAGCGAGCGACCGACGAGGGGAGCGGGGACGACCCCGACGAAGGAGACGAGACTGACCCCGACGAGAGCCCGAACCCGAGCGCGAGCCTCGAGGTCCTCGACGACTTCGAGGACCTCTCGCTGTGGACGACACTCGAGGGGACGCTGTCGGCGGACACCGACCGCTACGCCTCGGGAACCCAGAGCGCCCGCCTCGAGGCGACCGTCGCCGACAGCAGCGTCGTGATCGCCCGCGAGTTCGACGCGCCGAGGGACTTCTCGACCGCCGTTCCCGGGCTGGCGCTCCAGTCGGGGCGGATGGTGTCGCCGACGATCCAGCTGTTCGACGACGCCGGCGACCGGATCGACTACCGGCGGGCGGTCAAGGGCGGACTGCCGACGATGCGGTTCAACTTCGGCGTCTCGAACGTCGTCGGTTCGCCCGACCTCTCCGCGATCACGCATCTCCGGATCGTCGCCTGGGCGGGCGAGCACACCCGTCGCTTCTGGTGCGACGAACTCCACCTCACGCCCCGGCCCGAGCGGGGCAAGGTGATGATTCAGTTCGACGACGGCTACGAGACCGACTACACCGAGGCGTTCCCGATCCTCGAGCGCTACGGCTACCCCGCGGTCACCTTCGTCAACCCCGGCCGGGTCGGCGCCAGCAGCGTCGGCGGCCGGCCGGTGCTCGACCTCGCCCAGATCGAGGAGCTCGCGGATGCGGGGTGGACCATCTCGAGTCACACCGAGAACCACCCGGCGCTGTCCGAACTCGACGCGGCCGAACAGGAGGCCGAGATCCGCGACGCGAAGGAGTGGCTCGTCGACCACGGCTTCGAGGACGGGGCCCAATACTTCGCGTACCCGTTCGGCGAGTACGACGCAACGACGATCGAACTCGTCGAGAAGTACCACGCGCTCGGCTTCGCCGGCGGCCCGCCCGCACAGGGGTACGCGGTGAACCCGCAGCTCTGCTCGCGGATCGGCGACCCCGACTTCGAGCGCGCGCGGGAGGCGTTCGACTGGGCGGCCTCGATGAACGGCATCTCCTCGGTGTTTTACCACGCCCTCGACGACGAGGACGATCTCGCGGACTTCGAGTCGACGATCGAGTATTTGCACGAACTCGAGTCCGCGGGCGACGTCGACGTGATCCTGCCCAGGGACGTCGAGGAGACGTACAGCGTCTGA
- a CDS encoding MFS transporter: MALNDNDRSIAGFTMAGHSLVHWFETSIPIFLVVWLAEFEVSYALIGLIIALGYAPFGAGALPGGILADKYGPKRLILLCLAGMSGAFVVLAASAYLESIYAIAVGLLLWGVAASIYHPAGLALISTGVEERGTVFAWHGIAGNVGIALGPFVAATLLIFLEWQYVAAALAVPGFLAAIYGLQANFDSTAAVAEDVDAGPNEALSLSGLVSSSRTLFASAFALVFVIVTFEGLFYRGMLTYLPSILEGLPAIEGFAVVPALEQYDIDLEFYIYVGLLIVGIAGQYVGGKLTDRLPPAKGLVGIFAILAVCALAFIPVTEMGLVAIVALCGVFGFFLFAIQPFYQDAVAVYTPADTRGLSYGYTYLGEFGLGAASIAMGGYVLGAFDGTAAFFAMVTSFALIGAALSLALLVGIDRFSAGKPAPAGAEADD, encoded by the coding sequence ATGGCACTGAACGACAACGACAGGTCGATCGCCGGCTTCACGATGGCCGGCCACTCCCTGGTCCACTGGTTCGAAACCTCGATTCCCATCTTTCTGGTCGTCTGGCTCGCCGAGTTCGAGGTGAGCTACGCCCTCATCGGTCTCATTATCGCACTCGGATACGCCCCGTTCGGCGCCGGGGCGCTCCCCGGCGGCATCCTCGCCGACAAGTACGGACCGAAGCGACTCATCTTGCTGTGTCTCGCGGGGATGAGCGGCGCGTTCGTCGTCCTCGCGGCCTCCGCCTACCTCGAGTCGATCTACGCCATCGCCGTCGGCCTCCTGCTGTGGGGAGTCGCCGCCAGTATCTACCACCCCGCCGGACTCGCGCTCATCTCCACCGGCGTCGAAGAACGGGGGACGGTGTTCGCCTGGCACGGCATCGCCGGCAACGTCGGCATCGCGCTCGGCCCGTTCGTCGCCGCCACGCTGTTGATCTTCCTCGAGTGGCAGTACGTCGCCGCCGCGCTCGCAGTTCCCGGTTTCCTCGCGGCGATCTACGGCCTGCAGGCGAACTTCGACTCGACGGCGGCCGTCGCAGAGGACGTCGACGCCGGTCCCAACGAGGCGCTCTCGCTCTCTGGTCTGGTCTCGAGTTCGCGGACGCTGTTCGCGAGCGCGTTCGCCCTCGTCTTCGTCATCGTCACCTTCGAGGGGCTGTTCTACCGGGGGATGCTCACCTACCTCCCCAGCATTCTCGAGGGGCTCCCTGCGATAGAGGGATTCGCGGTCGTGCCGGCGCTCGAGCAGTACGACATCGACCTGGAGTTCTACATCTACGTCGGTCTGCTGATCGTCGGGATCGCCGGCCAGTACGTCGGCGGTAAACTAACCGACAGGCTGCCGCCCGCGAAGGGGCTCGTCGGCATCTTCGCGATCCTCGCGGTCTGTGCGCTCGCGTTCATTCCGGTGACCGAGATGGGACTCGTCGCGATCGTCGCCCTCTGTGGCGTCTTCGGCTTCTTCCTGTTCGCCATCCAGCCGTTCTACCAGGACGCGGTCGCCGTCTACACGCCCGCCGACACGCGCGGCCTGTCGTATGGCTACACCTACCTCGGCGAGTTCGGTCTCGGGGCGGCCAGCATCGCGATGGGCGGCTACGTCCTCGGCGCCTTCGACGGCACCGCCGCGTTCTTCGCGATGGTGACCTCGTTCGCCCTGATCGGCGCCGCGCTCTCGCTCGCCCTGCTGGTCGGTATCGATCGGTTTTCGGCGGGGAAACCGGCGCCTGCCGGCGCCGAGGCGGACGACTGA
- a CDS encoding DUF6149 family protein — MKIRQNARHFASRKALETPVVRSVAVSGLVRLHTKIFTKKADPAHAEERKDHLDGFFEATMDSYLEALRAGYSEAEAREITHIQANFDFYNHGWTEMMEFPADELEAHYERYEDFFSTWGITIADPLGEFEPEGGIPAAPSTPERLEDPEHPHAEGGFADDVYVENAEGELVVGGQEEPEDVDVSQAVGVSDDDGE, encoded by the coding sequence ATGAAGATCCGCCAGAACGCCCGTCACTTCGCCTCCCGGAAGGCACTCGAGACGCCCGTCGTCCGCTCGGTCGCCGTCAGCGGGCTGGTCCGCCTGCACACGAAAATCTTCACGAAGAAGGCCGATCCCGCCCACGCCGAGGAGCGAAAAGACCACCTCGACGGCTTCTTCGAGGCGACGATGGACAGCTATCTCGAGGCCCTGCGCGCCGGCTACTCCGAAGCGGAAGCCCGCGAGATCACCCACATCCAGGCGAACTTCGACTTCTACAACCACGGCTGGACCGAGATGATGGAGTTCCCCGCCGACGAACTCGAGGCCCACTACGAGCGCTACGAGGACTTCTTCAGCACGTGGGGGATCACCATCGCCGACCCGCTGGGCGAGTTCGAACCCGAGGGCGGGATTCCGGCCGCGCCGTCGACGCCGGAGCGCCTCGAGGACCCCGAACACCCCCACGCCGAGGGCGGGTTCGCCGACGACGTCTACGTCGAGAACGCCGAGGGCGAACTGGTCGTCGGCGGCCAGGAGGAACCCGAGGACGTCGACGTCTCGCAGGCGGTCGGTGTGAGCGACGACGACGGGGAGTAA
- a CDS encoding NAD(P)/FAD-dependent oxidoreductase, whose product MTEYVIIGDGISGSSAAETLREEDPDAKITVITDEGEPLYNRILIKEHAKGKLPEAPISIHDEEWYDERDIDLSLNTHVTTVDTDAKTLRVHEGEDVSYDKLLIATGGTPTQLPVPGSDADGIRHFWTFQDARKIREAAENADQAVIVGAGLLGIDFAAVCGSQDVEGKYLMRGDRWWRYALSREGAEIMHEGMRDVGVEPVFDSGVDHFETDDDGHVTAAVDPNSERYPCDFAGVAIGLDFNTEFLHDVDLEMDNGIVVDQYMQTSLEDVYAAGDLTRFYDVLIGEQAQNGSWGSAKEQGRIAGVNMAADGEEEEFEWVSSYSITHFDFPFLSFGHPTLGDDHAERKYSDTEWRRIAFKDGKVVGGVLIGDLSPQSKLKQLMREQRAVSDQKDVLLEKNVDLDDLAPAQEQ is encoded by the coding sequence ATGACTGAGTACGTCATCATCGGTGACGGGATCTCTGGCAGTTCGGCTGCCGAGACCCTCCGGGAGGAAGACCCGGATGCGAAGATTACCGTCATCACCGATGAGGGGGAGCCGCTGTACAATCGCATTCTGATCAAAGAACACGCGAAGGGTAAACTGCCCGAGGCGCCGATCTCGATCCACGACGAGGAGTGGTACGACGAGCGCGACATCGACCTCTCGCTCAACACCCACGTGACGACCGTCGACACCGACGCGAAGACGCTCCGGGTCCACGAGGGTGAGGACGTCTCCTACGACAAGCTCCTGATCGCGACCGGCGGCACGCCCACCCAGCTCCCCGTGCCCGGCAGCGACGCCGACGGCATCCGTCACTTCTGGACGTTTCAGGACGCCCGCAAGATCCGCGAGGCCGCCGAGAACGCCGACCAGGCGGTCATCGTCGGCGCCGGGCTGCTCGGCATCGACTTCGCCGCGGTCTGTGGTTCACAGGACGTCGAGGGCAAGTACCTGATGCGCGGGGACCGCTGGTGGCGCTACGCGCTCTCGAGGGAGGGCGCCGAGATCATGCACGAGGGCATGCGCGACGTCGGCGTCGAACCCGTCTTCGACAGCGGCGTCGACCACTTCGAGACCGACGACGACGGCCACGTCACCGCCGCCGTCGACCCCAACAGCGAGCGCTACCCGTGTGACTTCGCGGGCGTCGCCATCGGCCTCGACTTCAACACCGAGTTCCTCCACGACGTCGACCTCGAGATGGACAACGGGATCGTCGTCGACCAGTACATGCAGACCAGCCTCGAGGACGTCTACGCCGCCGGCGACCTCACCAGATTCTACGACGTACTCATCGGCGAGCAGGCCCAGAACGGCTCCTGGGGCTCCGCGAAGGAGCAGGGACGAATCGCGGGCGTCAACATGGCAGCCGACGGCGAAGAAGAGGAGTTCGAGTGGGTCTCCTCGTACTCGATCACCCACTTCGACTTCCCCTTCCTCTCGTTCGGCCACCCCACCCTCGGCGACGACCACGCAGAACGCAAGTACTCGGACACCGAGTGGCGACGGATCGCGTTCAAGGACGGGAAGGTCGTCGGCGGCGTCCTCATCGGCGACCTCTCCCCGCAGAGCAAGCTCAAGCAGCTGATGCGCGAACAGCGCGCCGTCTCCGATCAGAAGGACGTACTCCTCGAGAAGAACGTCGACCTCGACGACCTCGCACCGGCCCAGGAGCAGTAA
- a CDS encoding DUF7124 domain-containing protein has product MNGGSDMTLAFELEALKALSSPEAVFDDARGWSTYVGVVSEEPTYVVTNFTRKNRIRQDFFSGPRGKAESLESVRNQFDTDRHVFIGVSAEDEALADRLEWEYLAVEDAAEAAEWTVAADDDGAADEPEPVRDDWP; this is encoded by the coding sequence ATGAACGGCGGTAGCGACATGACCCTCGCGTTCGAACTCGAGGCGCTGAAAGCGCTCTCCTCGCCGGAGGCGGTCTTCGACGACGCCCGCGGCTGGAGCACCTACGTCGGCGTCGTCTCCGAGGAGCCCACCTACGTGGTGACGAACTTCACGCGCAAGAACCGCATTCGCCAGGACTTCTTCTCCGGCCCCCGCGGCAAGGCCGAGAGCCTCGAGAGCGTCAGAAACCAGTTCGACACCGACCGCCACGTCTTCATCGGCGTCTCCGCCGAAGACGAGGCGCTCGCCGATCGCCTCGAGTGGGAGTACCTCGCCGTCGAGGACGCCGCCGAGGCCGCCGAGTGGACGGTCGCGGCCGACGACGACGGCGCGGCCGACGAGCCCGAACCCGTCCGCGACGACTGGCCCTGA